The Staphylothermus marinus F1 genome has a segment encoding these proteins:
- a CDS encoding MnhB domain-containing protein: MAERKVSGRDIFLSIVAVSIVVILSYMLVSFLVISVPPQETNRWLANWFLTTTYNWENKDWWSGSPEVVTSILWDYRGLDTVYETSVFFFAIIGGLMLVRSVKIDKGSLGIKGMSVISKTITKIILVAVPVVAASVALHGHLTPGGGFQGGSIFAVSSLLAIIALGTGFLYGRGWTKMRLLGFRTLGLLIISITVTALFVVGFFSGVTAYIVQNQWKPWAPIGMGYLADLGVFGNILYSGSLIFLNLAEFLAVSAGLSLAFIIMALPRKKLVEGGDIE, translated from the coding sequence ATGGCGGAGAGAAAAGTTTCCGGTAGAGATATTTTCTTATCTATTGTGGCTGTATCAATAGTTGTTATATTATCTTATATGCTCGTATCATTTCTTGTTATAAGTGTTCCTCCACAGGAAACTAATAGATGGCTTGCTAACTGGTTTTTGACAACTACGTATAATTGGGAGAATAAAGATTGGTGGAGTGGGAGTCCGGAGGTTGTTACTAGTATTTTATGGGATTATCGTGGTTTAGACACTGTATATGAGACAAGTGTATTCTTCTTCGCCATAATAGGTGGTTTAATGCTTGTTAGGAGTGTGAAGATAGATAAGGGATCATTAGGTATTAAGGGTATGAGTGTTATTTCTAAAACAATAACGAAAATAATACTTGTAGCTGTTCCAGTAGTTGCTGCTAGCGTTGCTTTACACGGACATTTGACTCCTGGTGGAGGATTCCAGGGTGGGAGCATATTTGCTGTGTCTTCACTACTAGCTATAATAGCTCTTGGAACAGGTTTTCTCTATGGTAGAGGATGGACTAAGATGAGATTACTAGGTTTTAGAACTCTGGGATTACTAATAATCTCAATTACTGTTACAGCACTATTTGTTGTTGGATTCTTTAGCGGTGTCACAGCTTATATTGTGCAGAATCAGTGGAAGCCTTGGGCACCTATTGGTATGGGGTATCTCGCTGATTTAGGCGTTTTCGGTAACATACTCTATAGTGGTTCCCTTATATTCCTAAATCTGGCCGAGTTTTTGGCTGTGTCGGCTGGTCTTAGCCTTGCATTTATAATAATGGCTCTGCCGAGGAAGAAGCTTGTTGAAGGGGGTGATATAGAGTGA
- a CDS encoding Na+/H+ antiporter subunit C: MIDASTLIWSYIYAVTITIIVITVYGMATRPNIVKKLILLSILGDTANLIAVMIGVHAGMIKPPVFPGISFTDHPVVGYNKLLNFAGEAVDPVPQVLVVTAIVIGLAVLVFLGYVALLLYQKYGTLDVRLLEKKMRGEMSE; the protein is encoded by the coding sequence GTGATTGATGCTTCAACACTTATATGGAGCTACATATACGCTGTTACTATAACAATAATTGTAATCACAGTATATGGAATGGCTACTCGCCCCAATATTGTTAAGAAACTAATACTTCTAAGCATACTTGGCGACACAGCTAATCTAATAGCAGTCATGATCGGTGTGCATGCAGGCATGATTAAACCACCAGTATTTCCAGGAATATCATTCACAGATCACCCGGTTGTAGGTTATAATAAATTATTGAATTTCGCGGGAGAAGCTGTTGATCCGGTTCCACAAGTCTTGGTTGTTACAGCTATAGTTATTGGGTTAGCAGTTCTTGTATTCCTTGGCTACGTAGCATTGCTTCTCTACCAAAAATATGGAACTCTCGATGTGAGATTGTTGGAGAAGAAAATGAGGGGTGAGATGA